GATCGCTGCGGCCGCTCGGCGTGGCGAGGTCGAGCTCCACGGGCTCCTTGCCCCGGTTGAACGACAGGAAGAAGGAGCCCGTGTCGCCCAGCAGGGGTGGCACGGTCCGGAAGAGGTCCCCGCCGGGGGGTTCCACCCGCACGACCGACGCGCCGAGCATCTCGAGCAGCAGCCCCGCCAGGGGTCCCTGCATGCGGTTGGTCGCCTCGAGGACCCGCACGCCGGTCAGCGGCAGTGCGCCGAGCCCCGCCGGCACACCGGCGCCGGGCCGGGGATGGTGCGGCTCGCCGAACGGGCGGCAGCCGGGGTGGCCGTCGGAGGGGCCGAGCTCGTCGGCGATCTCGTCGTAGTCACGGACGCGCCGCAGGCTCACGTTGCACGCCTCGGCGGCGGCGGTGATGTGGTCCAGCCCCAACGCGCGGGTGGCCTCGTGCAGCCCGGGGGGCAGGGTGCAGGTGCCGCGGAAGTAGCGGGGGCGGAAGAGCTTCCACGCCCAACCAAGGTCCGCGCCGCCCGCGCCGAGACGCTCCCAGAACGCCTTCCATGCGAGCGGGTCCAGGGTTTCGATCTCGAACCACGGGCCGTCCGCGCTGCGGAACGGCGGCCCGGGGGCGGGACCGGCCGGCGCGGGGACCCACTCGTGTCCGGAGCTGTCCGCGGCGAGCCGGTGGGAGACGAGCAGGAGGCCCGCCTGCAGGACGGAGCTCTCCACGCGGGTGACGGTCAGCCCCCGGATGCGGGCGATGAGGGTCGCGAGAGCGGCGTGGCCGGCGAGGATGCCCGCCGCGACCGACGCCACCTCGAGACCGATGCGGCGGGGCCCGTCGCTGTCGCGGCCGTGCACCTGCATGAGGCCCGTCATCGCCTGGACGGCCGCTTCGCTACCGCGCCGTGCCGTCATGGCCGCGGGTCCGTACCACGACAGGTCGAGCTCGATCGGGTCGCCGGCCATGCGCCCGGACTCTCCCCAGTCGAGGCGAACGCCACCGTCGCCGGGCGACAGCGACGTGGCGTCGGCAGGTCGTGCGCCGATCGGCGCGAGACGTCTGGCGCAGGTGGCCACGGCCAGTGCGGGTCCACGCACCTCAAAGGGGATCACCATGGTCCTCCTCGATATTCGGCGGGGGATGCTACGGGCAAGCGGTCACCCGAATAAAGGCCTGACACACATAGATCGATTGGTGAATCGCCCGGAGTGGGAAAACGGGTGCTTCGAGGTCGTGGCCGGATGCCTGCTCGCGGCCTCGTGGACGCCCCCGCTCAGGGGCTCAGGCGGTCGGGACCGCGGAACAGGTAGGTGACCTCCCGGACGTCGCCGACACCGAAGAGGCTCATGAGCATCCGGGTGAGCCCGAGACCGAAGCCGCCGTGCGGGGGGCAGCCGTAGCGGAAGAAGTCGAGGTACTGGTGGACGACGTCCACCCGCACGCCCCGGGCCCTCGCCTGCGCGACGAGCCGGTCGTAGCGGTGCTCGCGCTGGGCGCCGCTCGTGATTTCCAGACCTTTCCACAGCAGGTCGAAGCTGCGCGTCTCGACCGAGCCCTCGTCGCAGCGCATGTGATAGAAGGGCCGGGAGACGTCGGGGTAGTCGGTGACGAAGACGAACTCGTGGCCGTGCTCCCGGGCGACGTGGGCGGCGAGGCGCCGTTCCCCCTCCGCGTCGAGGTCGTCGGCGTCCCCGCCGACCCCCCATCCCGTCGAGGCGACGATCTTCTTCGCCTCCGCGAGGCTCAGTCGCGGGAACGGCATGCGCGGCACACGCACATCGGTGCTGAACCAGCGGGAGATCTGCGGGGCGTGCGCGTCGCGCACCGCGCCGAGGACCCGGCACAGCAGCTGCTCCTCGTGCACGAGCAGGTCCTCGAGACCGTCGATCCACGACATCTCGATGTCGACGCTCGTGAACTCGGTGTCGTGGCGCGCCGTCGGGTCGGCCTGGGCACGGAAGACCGGCCCGATCTCGAAGACGCGGTCGAAGCCGGCGGCCATGGCCATCTGCTTGTAGAACTGCGGCGACTGCGCAAGCCAGGCCCGCTGACCGAAGTACGCGACGGCGAACAGCTGGTCCCCCGACTTGTTCGGGATCGGCTTGAGCTTGGGGGAGTGGACCTCGAGGAACCCCTGCTCGTGCCAGAAGTCGCGCATGGCACGCTCGGCCGTCGTCTGGACCTCGAAGATCAACCGGTTCCGCGCGTGGCGCAGGTCGAGGTAGCGCCAGTCGAGCCGTTCGTCGAGCGGGGAGGCGGCGGTCACCGGCAGGGGTTGCGCCGCCCCGCCCGCGACGCGCAGGTGGTCGAGGGCGACCTCGACGTGGCCACGCGCACCCGTTACCGTCCCGGTCGCCTCGACGGCCGACTCGACGGTGACGTCCGTCAGCGCGCCATCCCCTCCCGCGAGGGGCGTCCCGACGAGGATGGCCGTCCCGGTGTGGTCACGCAGCACGATCGCCGGCGGGTCGTCCGTGCCGCGCACCTCCTTCGCCCACCCGCACAGACGGATCCGCTCGCCGAGCCGGCGCCCGATCTCGGACACGAGCGTGCGCGGGAGGGGATGCGCCGTCACCGGGTCAGCGGGCCTCGGCGACGGCGTGCTCGACCGCGCGGGCGAGCTCGGCCACCGTCGGCTGCTCGAAGACGGCGGTCACCGGCAGGTCGATGTCGAACGCGTCGCACAGCCGGGCGACCACCTGCGCGGCGGCGAGCGACTGGCCGCCGAGGTCGAAGAAGTCGTCCTGCACGCTGATGCCCTCGCGTCCCAGCACGGCCTGCCACACCGCCACAACCGCCGACTCCGCCTCGCTGCGCGGGCTCTCCGCCACCGGGGCGGTGACCGCCCGTGCCACGAAGCGCTCGCGCAGCTCCGTCTTCAGCACCTTGCCGGACGGGTTGCGGGGGAGACGGTCGACGAAGAAGACCTGGCGGGGGACCTTGTGCTCCCCGAGGCGCTCGCGGGCGAAGGACTGCAGCTGCCGCACCTCGACCCCCGAGCTCGCGACGACGGCCGCGGCGACCGCCTGCCCGAGCACGTCGTGGGGGATGCCGAAGACCGCTGCCTCCCGCACAGCGGGGTGCGCGGACAAGACGTTCTCGACCTCCACGGAGGAGATGTTGAGCCCGCCGCTGATGATGAGGTCCTTCTTGCGGTCGACGAGGTAGAGGTAGCCCTCCTCGTCGAGGTAGCCGAGGTCGCCCGTCCGCAGCCAGTCGCCCGCGAAGGCGTCCGCCGTCGCGTCGGGGTCCCGGTAGTACACGCGGCGGGGCGCGCCGGCCCGCCGCAGCCAGACCTCGCCCGTCTCACCGGCCGGCAGGTCCGCCCCCGTCTCGTCGACGACCCGGACCTCGGTGCGACCTACGGGCCGGCCGACCGACCCCGGGCGTCGCGGGTCATAGCCCATGAGGGTGCGGGCACTGCCCGACTCGGTGAGGGCGTAGGCGTTCCACAAGGTGGCGTTCGGGAAGGCGGCGGCCAGGCGCGGCAGCAGCGCCGGGGGCACGGGTGCGGACGACAGGGTGACCCGCTCGACCGACGAGACGTCGTGGCGCGCCGCCGCCCCGGAGGAGACGACCATCTCCGCCATGGCGGGCACGAGCTGCAGCCGCGAGATCCGCCGTTGCGCCACGAGCGCGCAGAGGCGGTCCGGGTCGAACGTCGGCAGCACGAAGGCGGTGACCGGCCGCCGCAGCGGCATGCGCAAACACTCCTGGCCGGCGTTCGTGCCGACCGGGAAGGCGTGCACGAACGCGACCCTGCCGCTTGGTGCCTGCGGCGGCAGGTCGTGGACGAGGATGCTTTCGTGGGTGCAGGCGACGCCCTTGGCCGTGCCCGTCGTGCCGGAGGTGTAGATGATCTCGGCGAGGTCCCCCGCGTGGCTGGACGGCGCGCTCAGCGGGGGGGCGGCGGCGCCTGCACGCTCGAGGAAGCCCGGCTCGACGACGGGATCCAAGCCCGTCGACGCGGTGAGGTCGGAAGGTCCGACCGTCATCGCCACGCCCGCGTGCTCGGCGATCGCCGCGAGCTCGGCCGGGGAGAAGCGGGACGACAGCGGGACCGCGACCGCACCGAGCTTGAGCACCGCGAGGTAGCACACGGCGTAGTCCGTCCATCGCGCGTTGTCGAACAGCAGCACGACCCGGGCGCCGGCGGTGACCCCCTCGGCGGACAGGCCGCGGGCCGTCGCGTCCGACCGCTCGTCCCAGTCACGGTAGGTCAGGGCAGGGCCCCCGTCCACGACGAGGGCCAATGCGTCAGGCTCCGCGGCCGTTCGAAGCCGAAGAAGATCGGGAACACGCGTCGCCTTGGGCTTCATCCGCGCAAGAAGGTTACCACCGCGTACGGTGGCGTTGACGGTCTTCTCGACCGTGCAGTACCGTCGCCACCATGGCCCCGTTGCGTGTCATGTGCACCTGCCTTCCCGGTTGGGGTCACTTCCTGCCGATGCTGTCGCTGGCCCGGGCGGTCGCCGAGGCCGGCCACGTCGTCGCCTTCGCGACCGCCGAGGACTTCTGCCCCCGCATCGAGCAGACGGGGTTCGCTGCGTTCCCCGCCGGCCTCAGCCTCCCGGAGCAGCTTGCGCAGGCGGCACGCCGCTTCCCGGAGCAGCACGCCCTGCCGCACGGCAAGGAGCGCTTCTGCGAGTTCGTTCCCCGCATGCTCGCCGGTGTCGCCGCTCCCGAGCGCGCCGGCGACCTCATGAACGTGTTCGCGCGGTGGCGACCCGACATCCTCGTGCACGACGAGACCGACTTCGGCGGTCCGGTCGCCGCGGCCGTCTGCGGGGTGCCCTACGCCGACCACAGCGTCGGGTTCCTGCGGCCCCTCCGCATGGCCCGTCTCGCCCGGGCCATTCTCCACCCGCTGTGGGACCGGTGGGACGTCGACCTCGGGGAGCACGGGGGGCTGTTCCGCTACCTCTACCTCGACGTCTGCCCGCCGAGCCTGCAGTCGGCCGAGATCGGTGAGATCGCCGTCGCCCACCCGATGCGCAACACCGACGTCGACCCCGGCGGCGACACGCTGCCCTCGTGGGTTTCCAAGCTGCGGCCCGCGCCGACGGTCTACGTGAGCCTCGGCACGATCTTCGACCGGGGGCAGGAGGTCTTCGCCGCCGTGCTGGAGGGCCTGCGCGACGAGTACCTCAACGTCATCGTCACGGTGGGCAACCAGAACGACCCCGCAGCGCTCGGCCCCCAACCCGACAACGTCCACATCGAGCGGTTCATCCCTCAGGCGCTGCTGCTGCCCTTCTGCGACGTCGTCGTGAACCAGGGCGGCACGGCGATCCTGCCGATCCTCGCCCACGCGCTGCCGCTGCTCGTCCTTCCGCAGCGGGCGAACCAGTTCCACAACGCGGAGGCGTGCGTGGCCGCCGGTGTGGCACGCCGGCTGCTGCCGCACGAGGTCACCGCCGAGGCCGTGCGGACCGCTGTCCTCGCCCTGCTGCGCCAGCCCACGTACCGGCGGCGAAGCCGGGAGGTCGCCGAGGAGATCGCCCGCATGCCCCACCCCGCGGAGGCCGTCCGCCTCCTGGAACGGCTGGCCGAGGAGCGCGCGCCGCTGACCCGGGCTCCGCTGTAGACCATGACGGGTCTGCGGTTCGAAGACCGGTTGGCGGACCTCGACGAGGAGCGCCTTCCCGCCGTGCACACCGACATCCCGGGGCCGCGTTCGGCGGCCCTGTGGGAGCGCGACGCACGTTTCCACGCGAGCAACGCCTCGTTCCCCGCGCAGTCCCTGCGTCTGGTGATCAACGACGGCTCGGGAGCGCTCGTGCGGGACGTGGACGGCAACGTCTTCATCGACTTCTCGTCGGGGATCGTCGTCACGAACCTCGGCCACGCCCCGCCCGCCGTCGTCGAGGCGCTGACTGCCGAGGCCGGCCGGCTGCTGCACTTCTTCGACTTCGCCACACCCCCGCGGGTGGCGTTCTTCGAGGCGCTCTCGCGAACGCTGCCGCCGAGCCTGCAGACCTATCAGATGTACACGACCGGAGCGGAGGCGGTCGAGGCAGCCATGCGCCTGGCCAAGGCCTACACGGGCAACTACGAGTTCATCTCGTTCTTCGACGCCTGGCACGGACGCACCCTCGGGGCCATGTCGCTCATGGGCGGGTTCCCGTTGAAGCACGGCTACGGCCCCTTCGCACCCGGGGTCCTGCACAGCGCGAACGCGTACTGCTACCGCTGCCCGCTCGGACTGGAGCGCGACCGCTGCGAGGACGCGTGCGCGGCGTTCGTCGACCGGGTGTACGCGCAGTCGAGCGAGCGGCGGCTGGCGGCGGTCATCATCGAGCCCGTCCAGGGCGTCGGCGGAGCCATCGTCCACTCGCCGGCGTTCCTGTCGCACCTGCGCGAGTTCTGCGACCGCACCGGTGCGCTGCTCATCTTCGACGAGATCCTGACCGGGGTCGGGCGCACCGGCTCCATGTGGGCGTTCGAGCAGACCGGGGTGGTGCCCGACATCCTGATCGCGGGCAAGGGTCTTGCGTCGGGGTACCCCGTCTCGCTCATCGCCTCGCGCCGCGAGATCCTCGACGTCCTGCCCTTCGGGCAGCCCGGAGCGGGGGCGTCGACGTTCGCAAGCGGCAACCTCGCGTGCGCCGCGGGCGCGGCGACGCTCGACCTGCTCGCCGACGGCACCGTCCTGGCCGGCGCGCGCCGCGTGGGCGGCGAGCTGTTCGCCGGGCTGCGCGAGCTCGCCGAGCGCCACCCCATGATCGGTGAGGTCCGCGGGCAGGGGCTGCTGCTCGCCCTCGAGCTCGTCAGGGACCGGCAGACGAAGGAGCGCGTCCCCCCCGAGGTCGGGCGGGAGCTTCTCGCAGCCCTCGCCCGGCGTGGGGTGCTCGTCGCCGGCGGGGGCGCCGTCGTGCGGATCACGCCGCCGCTCGTCGTCAGCCAGACGCTTGCACGGCGTGGGCTCGCGCTCCTCGACGAGGCGCTGACCGAGGTCGAACAGGGGCTCGCCATGGGGGCCCCGGGAGGATGAGCGGCACCGCCTTCGGGGGCGTGCACCACGTCGGCATCACCGTCACCGACCTCGCCGCTGCCGCGGCCTTCTGGGAGCGCCTGCTCGGCGCTCCCCCGCGGGACCGCCGCACCCTCGACGGTCCCCAGCTCGGCACGCTGGTCGGCTACCCCGGCGTGCGGATCGACTCGTGCTGGTTCGATCTGCCCGGTGGCGTCGCGCTCGAGCTCCTGCACTACCTCGACCGCCCGGAGGCCCCCTACGACCCGGGGACTGCCCACCCCGGCAACGTCCACGTCTGCCTGCGGGTGGACGACATGGCCGCCGCCCATGCCCACGCGGTGGCCTGCGGGGCCCGGCCGGTCAGCGAGGCGCCGATCGAGGTCTTGCACGGTCCCCGGGCCGGCACGAAGGTCGCCTACCTCCGCAGCCTCGACGGGGTCACCATCGAGCTCCACCAGCCCGGGAGGGCAGATGGCTAGCGGATCGGGCACGAGGCTCGTGCTGCTCGGGACCGCCGGCGGGCCCCTCCCGTCGCCGGTGCGGGCGGGCATCTCCCAGGCGGTCGTCGCCGGGGGTCGCGCCTACCTCGTCGACTGCGGCAGCGGCGTCACCCGCCAGCTGCGCCGCGCCCGGCTGCTGTCGAGCCTGCACGCGGTGTTCCTCACCCACCTTCACTCCGATCACGCCTGCGACTACTTCAACCTCTTCCTGCTCGGGTGGCCCATCCTGCAGTGGGGTCCACCGGTCGACGTCTACGGGCCCGGCAGCGCGGGCCGGCTGCCTGCGCCGACCACGGAGCGCCCGGCGGACCGCCCCCTGTCCATCGTCAACGCCTCCAACCCCGTGCCCGGCCTCGCCGACCTCACCCGCTCGCAGATCGCCGCGCACGCCTACGACATCAACGTGCGGATCCGTGAGGCGGGCCGCACCGACCTCACCGAGCTGGTCGTGCCGCACGAGATCGCGCTGCCGCCCGACCTCGAGGCCGGCCCGGGGCGTGTGGCTCCGCCCATGGCGCCGGTTCTCGTGGCCGAGGACGACCGCGTGCGGGTGACCGCCGTGCTCGTCGAGCACGCCCCGGTCTTCCCGGCCTTCGCCTACCGGTTCGACACCGCCGACGGTTCGGTCGTCGTGTCGGGCGACACGGCGCCGTGCGGGAACCTCGTCGCGCTCGCGCGTGGCGCCGACGTCCTCGTCCACGAGGTGTTCGCCGACGACATCTGGGCGCAGCGTCCGGAGGAGGTGAGCTGGGAGGCCAGCCAGCGCGAGCATCATCTCTTCACGGCCCACACCGCGCTGAGCCAGGTGGGCAAGGTGGCCAGCGAGGCGGAGGTCGGCCGGCTGGTCCTCACGCACTTCGTACCCGGCGACGACGTCCTGCCGGACGAGCACTGGCTGCGCGGACTGCGCGGGACGTTCGACGGCGAGGTGACGGTCGGCAGCGACCTGCTGGAGCTGCCGCTGTGACGACGCTGCGCGGCCCGACCATGCCGCTGCCCGAGGACGCGACGCTCGCCACCCTCGTAGAGGCTCAGGTCGACCGCACCCCCGGAGCCGTCGCGCTCGTCGGCGGCGACGAGCAGGTGACCTACGCGGCGCTCGACGACCGCGCGAACCGGCTCGCGCACCACCTGCGGGCCCGCGGGGTCGGTCCGGACGTCCCGGTGGCCGTCTGCGTCGAGCGCTCGGTCCACCTCGCCGTCGCCCTCCTCGGCGTGCTCAAGTCAGGCGGCGCCTGCCTGCCCCTCGATCCCGCCTACCCCGCGGCGCGCCTTGCGTTCATGCTCGCCGACGCCGCGCCGCCGGTCGTGCTCACCGTCGACCGCCTCACCGGGGCGCTCCCCGCCTACCCCGGCCCCGTCGTCCGGCTCGACGCCGACTGGTCGGAGGTGGCCCGCAACCCCGCGGACCGCCCGGACGCCGCGGCCGACCCCGACCACCTCGCGTACGTGATGTACACCTCGGGCTCCACCGGCCAGCCCAAGGGTGTCATGCTCGCCCACCGGGGACTCGTCAACCACAGCCTCGCCGTCCGCGAGCTCTACGGGCTCCGCCCCGACGACCGGGTGGTGCAGTTCTGCTCGATCAGCTTCGACGTGAGCGTCGAGGAGATCTTCCCCACGTGGGCGTCCGGTGGTGCGGTGGTCCTGCGACCCGACGACGTCCCGGTGCTCGGGCGCGCGTGGGTGGAGTGGCTGCGGCGCCTGCGGGCCACCGTGCTCAACCTGCCGACGGCGTACTGGCACGAGTGGGTCCGCGACCTCGCGACGCACGACGAGCGGGTCCCCGGCGACGTCCGCCTCGTCGTGGTAGGCGGTGAGAGGGCGCTGGGTTCGGCCTACCGTTCGTGGCTCGAGGTGGGAGGTGACGTGGTGCCGTGGGTGAACGCCTACGGGCCCGCCGAGACGAGCGTGCTCGCCACGGCCTACCAACCGCCGGTGGGTGCGCGCCTGCCCGACGGGGTCGACCCGCCGATCGGGCGCCCCCTGGCGAACACGACGCTGCACATCCTCGACGCGCGCGGCGAGGCGGTGTCGGCCGGAACCCCCGGCGACCTCCACATCGGCGGGGTCGGCGTCGCCCGCGGCTACCTCAACAGCCCAGATCTCACCGCTGAGCGCTTCGTGCCGGACCCCTTCTCCACCGCGCCGGAAGCCCGCCTGTACCGCACCGGCGACCTCGTGCAGGTGCTGCCCGACGGCAACCTCGCGTTCGTCGGGCGCGTCGACGAGCAGGTCAAGGTGCGGGGATTTCGCATCGAGTGCCGGGAGGTCGAAAGCGTCCTCACCCGCCACCCCGCCGTTACCGAGGCGGTGGTCGTCGCCCGCGAGGACAGCCCCGGGGACCGGCGCCTGGTCGCCTACGTCGTGGGCGGCCAGGAGCCCGCCGAGCCGGGGGGGCTGCGCCGCTTCCTCGCCGAGCGCCTGCCCTCCTACATGGTGCCGGGCGCGTTCGTCCACCTCGACGGCCTGCCCCTGTCGCCCAACGGCAAGGTCGCCCGGGAGGCGCTGCCGCCCCCCGGCGACGCGCGCGCCGAGCTGCCGACCCGGTGGGTGGCTCCGCGCACGCCGACCGAGGAGGCGATCGTCGCCATATGGTCGCGGGTGCTCGGCGTGACCGACGTCGGTGTCGACGACGACTTCTTCGACCTCGGGGGGCACTCACTGCAGGCGACGCACGTCGTCGCCCAGGTGCGTGAGCGCTTCGGTGTCGCGGTCGGCGTGCGCGCCCTGCTCGACGCCCCGACGGTCGCCGAGCTCGCCGCAGCCGTCGATGCCGAGCGCGGCCACGACCCCAAGGCGCCACCGCTGCGGCCCCAACCGCTGCGTCCGGGGCAGCGCATCCCGCTGACCCTGTCCCAGGAGCAGATGTGGCGGCTCGAGACGACCGCCGACCCACCGGGCCTCTTCAACGTCACCGCCCTGCACCGCTTCTCCGGGCGCGTGGACGAGGCCGTGCTGCGCGGGGCGCTCGGGCACCTCGCCCAACGCCACGACGCGTTGCGCACGAGCTTCCACGTCGACGACGGCGAGCCGCATCAGACCGTGGCGCGTGAGGTGCCGGCGGTCCTCGATGTGACCGACCTCACCACGACCGACCCGGCCGAGCAGGAGGACGCGCTGCGCCGGCGGGTCGCCGCGCAGGACGCCGCGCCGTTCGACCTCGCCGCACCACCCCTGTGGCGCGCGTGCCTGTACCGGCTCGACGACGAGCGCTGCGTGCTCGCGGCCACCTTCGACCACCTCGTCTGCGACGGGACCTCGGCGTACGTGTTCCTCAGTGAGCTGTCGGCTGCCTACGACGCGCTGGCGGCCGGCCGGACACCGGCGTTGCGGCGGCTGGCGGTCTCCTACGCCGACTACGCCCTGTGGCAGCGCCAATGGCTGGCGGAGGAGCGTCTCCAGGCCCAGGTCGACTACTGGAAGCGCAAGCTTGCGGGGATGCCGCTCGGCCCGGCCGTGCCGTTCGACCGGGTGCCGGAGCAACCGAGCCGGCGCATCGTCGCCCGCCCCATGTCCGTCGCGCCGGAGATGTACGAACGGCTGCAGCGGCTCGCCCGGCGCACCCGCAGCACGGTGTTCGTCACGACCGCCGCCGTCGTGCAGGCGCTCTGCAGTCGCGTCGGAGGGGCAACGGACGTGGTTTTCAGCACGACGCTGAGCGGGCGCCAGCATGCCGAGCTCGACGGGCTCGTCGGCTGCTTCCACGGCGTGGGGAGGATCCGTACCGACCTCTCCGGGGATCCGCCCTTCGCCGAGGTGGTCGCGCGGGTCCGGGAGAGCGTCCTCGGGCTGTTCGAGCACCAGGACGTGCCCTTCTGGCGCGTGCGGCAGGCGGTGCTCCCCCACTTCCCGTCCTCGGGAGCGGCGCTGCTCGCCGCCGCGCCGACCGAGTTCCAGTACTTCCACACCGCGCACGACGAGTGGGCGCCCGGCACTGGCGTGGTCGAACGCCCCGGGCCGGACAAGGGGCCCGACGAGCTGTACTTCCGGGGCCAGCTCCACCCGCTTGCGATCACGTTCCTCGACGACGGCACCCAGCTCTGGGGGGAGCTGCGCTACAAGAGCGACTTCTACGACGCCGACACGATCGAGCGCCTCGCGGTGGGGCTCGACACGCTGCTCGGGGCTGTCACGGAGGACGTCTCCCTGCGCCTCTCCGAACTGGTCGTGGATCCCCGCCAGTCGGCGAGGCCATGACCGCCGCTCGCCCCGACACGGCGGGAAGGACGGTCTTCCTCCAACCGCGTGACAGGGCCAGGCAACCGCACTCGTCCCTCATCACCCCGCAGCCAGCGCCACGCCCTCCCGTGCGCGCTGGCTGACCCATGCGCCGGGCATCCCAGCGGCCGCATCCTCGGGAGCATTCCTGGGCGGGCTCAGCGCGCGCTGACGCTTCTGACCGCCGCGGTGGGGCCGGCGACGGATCCGCTTCCCTCGTTCGCGACGCACGGCTGGTTCACCGTGCCGAAGCGGTTGCGGGTCCAGCGGTTCGCGCCGCAGTCGTCGTTGCCGTCGACGCCGTCGATCGCGTTGTTGCGGCCGCGGTTGCCGGTCAACGTGCTGTCGGTCACGCCGGCGAGGCCCTCCGACGGGCCCTCGAGGAGGATGCCCGCGCCGCGGTTGCGGTTGACGACGTTGTTGCGGATGGTGTGGCCACGCGACTCCCGGCCGGCGACGGAGATGCCGTGGCCGAAGTTGTGCGACGAGTTGTTGCCCTCGATCGTGACGTCGTTGGGTGGGCGCACGAACGCCGGCCCCATTCGCATGACGGTGATTCCATGGGCGTGGGGGTCCATCTCGTGGGTGCTCTTGCCGGTCTCCGA
The genomic region above belongs to Egibacteraceae bacterium and contains:
- a CDS encoding CoA transferase: MVIPFEVRGPALAVATCARRLAPIGARPADATSLSPGDGGVRLDWGESGRMAGDPIELDLSWYGPAAMTARRGSEAAVQAMTGLMQVHGRDSDGPRRIGLEVASVAAGILAGHAALATLIARIRGLTVTRVESSVLQAGLLLVSHRLAADSSGHEWVPAPAGPAPGPPFRSADGPWFEIETLDPLAWKAFWERLGAGGADLGWAWKLFRPRYFRGTCTLPPGLHEATRALGLDHITAAAEACNVSLRRVRDYDEIADELGPSDGHPGCRPFGEPHHPRPGAGVPAGLGALPLTGVRVLEATNRMQGPLAGLLLEMLGASVVRVEPPGGDLFRTVPPLLGDTGSFFLSFNRGKEPVELDLATPSGRSDLVDLAAGSDVFLQNWRPGKAAEWRLAAEDLAAANGRLVYAYASGWGGRPALAHLLGTDFLVQAHAGLGAGIRPAGEPPLPSRALFTDYAGALVTCEGVLAGLYAAERTGRGQRVDASLLSGAVALQAHVLEAIASGEEKGRRRGRPVWGPLDHPLPTADGFLVVTVEDDEDVRRLCRVCDVDPSLGEGLDPVIADRIAGQPGAVWEAALAEEGVACAEVCTDLGALPDQPRLNGLFEPLGAGASVPGSPWRVLP
- the aspS gene encoding aspartate--tRNA(Asn) ligase, whose translation is MTAHPLPRTLVSEIGRRLGERIRLCGWAKEVRGTDDPPAIVLRDHTGTAILVGTPLAGGDGALTDVTVESAVEATGTVTGARGHVEVALDHLRVAGGAAQPLPVTAASPLDERLDWRYLDLRHARNRLIFEVQTTAERAMRDFWHEQGFLEVHSPKLKPIPNKSGDQLFAVAYFGQRAWLAQSPQFYKQMAMAAGFDRVFEIGPVFRAQADPTARHDTEFTSVDIEMSWIDGLEDLLVHEEQLLCRVLGAVRDAHAPQISRWFSTDVRVPRMPFPRLSLAEAKKIVASTGWGVGGDADDLDAEGERRLAAHVAREHGHEFVFVTDYPDVSRPFYHMRCDEGSVETRSFDLLWKGLEITSGAQREHRYDRLVAQARARGVRVDVVHQYLDFFRYGCPPHGGFGLGLTRMLMSLFGVGDVREVTYLFRGPDRLSP
- a CDS encoding non-ribosomal peptide synthetase, which produces MKPKATRVPDLLRLRTAAEPDALALVVDGGPALTYRDWDERSDATARGLSAEGVTAGARVVLLFDNARWTDYAVCYLAVLKLGAVAVPLSSRFSPAELAAIAEHAGVAMTVGPSDLTASTGLDPVVEPGFLERAGAAAPPLSAPSSHAGDLAEIIYTSGTTGTAKGVACTHESILVHDLPPQAPSGRVAFVHAFPVGTNAGQECLRMPLRRPVTAFVLPTFDPDRLCALVAQRRISRLQLVPAMAEMVVSSGAAARHDVSSVERVTLSSAPVPPALLPRLAAAFPNATLWNAYALTESGSARTLMGYDPRRPGSVGRPVGRTEVRVVDETGADLPAGETGEVWLRRAGAPRRVYYRDPDATADAFAGDWLRTGDLGYLDEEGYLYLVDRKKDLIISGGLNISSVEVENVLSAHPAVREAAVFGIPHDVLGQAVAAAVVASSGVEVRQLQSFARERLGEHKVPRQVFFVDRLPRNPSGKVLKTELRERFVARAVTAPVAESPRSEAESAVVAVWQAVLGREGISVQDDFFDLGGQSLAAAQVVARLCDAFDIDLPVTAVFEQPTVAELARAVEHAVAEAR
- a CDS encoding glycosyltransferase is translated as MAPLRVMCTCLPGWGHFLPMLSLARAVAEAGHVVAFATAEDFCPRIEQTGFAAFPAGLSLPEQLAQAARRFPEQHALPHGKERFCEFVPRMLAGVAAPERAGDLMNVFARWRPDILVHDETDFGGPVAAAVCGVPYADHSVGFLRPLRMARLARAILHPLWDRWDVDLGEHGGLFRYLYLDVCPPSLQSAEIGEIAVAHPMRNTDVDPGGDTLPSWVSKLRPAPTVYVSLGTIFDRGQEVFAAVLEGLRDEYLNVIVTVGNQNDPAALGPQPDNVHIERFIPQALLLPFCDVVVNQGGTAILPILAHALPLLVLPQRANQFHNAEACVAAGVARRLLPHEVTAEAVRTAVLALLRQPTYRRRSREVAEEIARMPHPAEAVRLLERLAEERAPLTRAPL
- a CDS encoding aspartate aminotransferase family protein; translated protein: MTGLRFEDRLADLDEERLPAVHTDIPGPRSAALWERDARFHASNASFPAQSLRLVINDGSGALVRDVDGNVFIDFSSGIVVTNLGHAPPAVVEALTAEAGRLLHFFDFATPPRVAFFEALSRTLPPSLQTYQMYTTGAEAVEAAMRLAKAYTGNYEFISFFDAWHGRTLGAMSLMGGFPLKHGYGPFAPGVLHSANAYCYRCPLGLERDRCEDACAAFVDRVYAQSSERRLAAVIIEPVQGVGGAIVHSPAFLSHLREFCDRTGALLIFDEILTGVGRTGSMWAFEQTGVVPDILIAGKGLASGYPVSLIASRREILDVLPFGQPGAGASTFASGNLACAAGAATLDLLADGTVLAGARRVGGELFAGLRELAERHPMIGEVRGQGLLLALELVRDRQTKERVPPEVGRELLAALARRGVLVAGGGAVVRITPPLVVSQTLARRGLALLDEALTEVEQGLAMGAPGG
- a CDS encoding VOC family protein; this encodes MSGTAFGGVHHVGITVTDLAAAAAFWERLLGAPPRDRRTLDGPQLGTLVGYPGVRIDSCWFDLPGGVALELLHYLDRPEAPYDPGTAHPGNVHVCLRVDDMAAAHAHAVACGARPVSEAPIEVLHGPRAGTKVAYLRSLDGVTIELHQPGRADG
- a CDS encoding MBL fold metallo-hydrolase — encoded protein: MASGSGTRLVLLGTAGGPLPSPVRAGISQAVVAGGRAYLVDCGSGVTRQLRRARLLSSLHAVFLTHLHSDHACDYFNLFLLGWPILQWGPPVDVYGPGSAGRLPAPTTERPADRPLSIVNASNPVPGLADLTRSQIAAHAYDINVRIREAGRTDLTELVVPHEIALPPDLEAGPGRVAPPMAPVLVAEDDRVRVTAVLVEHAPVFPAFAYRFDTADGSVVVSGDTAPCGNLVALARGADVLVHEVFADDIWAQRPEEVSWEASQREHHLFTAHTALSQVGKVASEAEVGRLVLTHFVPGDDVLPDEHWLRGLRGTFDGEVTVGSDLLELPL